In Shewanella sp. GD04112, the sequence CTGCAAATCACGCACGTTTTGGTAGTCATGGTAACGCTGGGCTTGGTATTCGCGCAGCATCCAACCGATATGGCTGTACCAGAAACCCATGTTGGCCGAGTAGGGGTCTTTATCATTGTCATCGACATGCTTATGGTGCACACGATGGTCGGATGCCCAATGTAATGCACTGTTTTGTAATGCTAATGCACCGCCAAGCGCGTAGAGGAAACGTACCGCAGGGTGAGCTTTATAGGCCTTGTGTGACCAGAGTCTATGGTAGCCCGCGGTGATCGACAGGCCGCTGGCAAAGGCTAACACCACAAAAGCAATCCATTCGCTGGCGCCATAACCGTGGGTTAGGCCATACCAAGGAACGAGGATAACTGCACTGAGGAAGGTGAGGCTAAAGAGGATGACATTTAGCCAGATGATAGGGGGTTTATTCATTATAGTTTCCAATATCCGCATTTGAGCGTACAACTGTAAGCTAATTTAGCCTAGCAATCTTGTTTGGTCAAGGTGGATGGGGCTGTGTTTCAGACGCAAAAGCGGTATTATCGCGTCATTACATTCAGTTAGCGGATTGAAGAATGGGTATTCGTGCACAGCAAAAAGAGAAAACTCGGCGGGCATTGGTCGATGCGGCGTTTAACCAGCTCAGTGCTGAACGAAGTTTCTCTAGCTTAAGCTTGCGTGAGGTGGCGAGGGAAGCCAACATTGCGCCCACATCCTTTTATCGTCATTTTAAGGATATGAATGAGCTTGGGTTGACCATGGTCGACGAGGGCGGGCTGACCCTAAGACAGATGATGCGAAAGGGACGGCAGCGTGCCGAAGCCGGGGGCAGTGTGATCCGCATTTCTGTGGATACCTTTATGGAAGTGCTTGATTCTAATCCAAACGTTTTCAGAATATTACTGCATGAGCGCTCAGGGACTTCGGCGGCCTTCCGCGCCGCGGTAGCCCGCGAGATTGAACATTTTATTTCTGAACTGGCCCATTACACTGAAGCGACGGCGGGCCGTACGCCTATGCTGGCCAGAGCACAGGCAGAAGCGCTCGTGACCTTAGTGTTTAACGCCGGAGCGTCGGCACTGGATATGAAGCGTGCCGATCGTAAAGTGCTTGCCGATCAACTGGTGATGCAATTACGTATGGTGGCGAAGGGCGCCGAAGCCTTACAACATAAGGTTGAGCATCGTTAAGTGAAATTGTGATTTAGTCCAAAAATAAAGGAGCCAATGGCTCCTTTATTTTTAGGTACATAGAGTCGCTTAACGACGCTCAAGCAGTACACCTGTTTCCATATGATCGGTATAAGGGAACTGATCAAACAGAGCAAAACGGGTGACTTTATGGGTCTGATTTAATTGCTGCAAATTGTCTTTCAGGGTGTCGGGATTACAAGAGATATACAGGATCCGCTCATAACCTTGCATTAACTCTAACGTGGCAGGGTCGATACCTGCTCGTGGAGGGTCGACAAAAATGGTGTTGCAGACATAGCTATCCAGATCTATGCCTTCTAAGCGTCTAAAACTGCGTTTTTTAGCCATCGCATCGCTAAATTCTTCCGCCGACATACGGATAATCTGCAGATTATCGATATTGTTGACTTCGATATTGTACTGGGCAGCATCGACTGAAGGTTTAGCCAACTCGGTTGCGAGCACGCGATTAAAGTTTTGTGCCAGCGCGATGGAGAAGTTGCCATTACCACAGTAAAGCTCCAGTAAATCCCCTTGGCTATTTTGAGTCACGTCGATAGCCCACTCCAGCATCTTGATAGCCACTTTGGCATTTGGCTGGGTAAAGCTGTTTTCGATTTGTTTGTAATGGAAAACTTTGTCATTCACTTGCAGTGACTCAACCACAAAGTCTTTATCTAAATCGATTTTCTGTTTGCGCGCACGGCCAATGATATTGACCTTAAATTGGCTGCTCAATCTGGCTTTAAGTGCAGCGGCTTCGGTGCGCCATTGATCATCAAGCTGTCTGTGATACAGCAGTGACACTAAAATCTCACCACTGAGCGTTGATAAAAAATCAACCTGAAAGAGTTTATGGCGTAGGCTGTGGTTCGGTTTTAACTCGGCGATCAGCGCCGCCATCATCTGATTGATTAAGGCACTCGCGGGTAAGTATTGATCGCAACGAACTTTGTCGTTCAATACTTTATCGAACATGTAATAGTATAAATCGTCGCCCTCGTGCCATACACGAAACTCGGCGCGCATCCGATAGTGGGCAGGTTCTGAGGCAAACACTTCAACACTCGGTGTCTCAAATTGGGCAAAGGCCTGCTCTAGCTTGATACGCTTTGCAGTTAATTGCGCATCATAGGTCGTGGGATCCATTGCTGCTAAGTTCATTGTCGATTCACCGTGGCTGTAAATTGGGGCGCAAATTTTATACTAGGTGACACGAATGTCCAGCATCTTGGTTTTGCGGTTTGAGCAAAGCTGTGGGAAAATCCGCCCGCGCATGGGGCAACGAATTAACTGGAGACGGGCTTGTCGCAACCAATATTAGTATTCGATTCTGGCATCGGCGGTCTATCTGTATTGGCCGAAATTCGCAAACTGCTCCCACATCACGATTACTGCTATTTATTCGATAATGCCAGATTGCCCTATGGCGAATTAGAAGAGCAGGAACTTATCTCGGGTTGTGTTGCGCTCATCGACCAAGTCGTCGAGCGTACCCACGCCGCCATTGTTGTCGTAGCTTGCAATACCGCGAGTACTGTTGTGCTGCCCGCGCTGCGTGCCACTCTATCTATTCCTGTGGTGGGCGTTGTCCCCGCCATTAAACCCGCGGCGCAGTTATCTAAAAGTAAGCGTATCGGTTTGCTGGCCACTCCTGGTACGGTCAAGCGCCACTACACCTACGAACTCATCAGCCAATTTGCCGATGATTGCCACGTTGAGCTGTTCGGATCTTCTGAATTAGTGCTAATGGCCGAACAGAAGATTGCCACTGGCCAATTAGATATGGCGCGGTTAACACAAGTGCTATCGCCCATCGTCGAAGCGGACTTAGATGTACTGGTGCTTGGATGTACTCACTTCCCCATGCTGCGTGATGAACTGCAACAGGTATTAGGTAAAGGTGTCACCTTGCTCGATTCTGGAGAGGCCATCGCCAAGCGAGTCAAAACCTTGTTGGCTGAGACTAAGAGTGAGGAGCAAGTTCAGGAAGACGCGCATAGTAATTTACTTATGCAGGCGTTTTATACTAAAGCAGAAATCAGTGAGGGATTAGCGACTACGTTAGTCGATTGTGGCTTTTCAACCCTAGAGCGAATCACCACAATCAACTCAAACGGATAAATTAACGCGGATTATTCATCGGTACCTGTACGGTCGGCGGCTTCCGAATCTTGAGTCTTCGCTTCTCTAACCTTCAAGGTTCTTTCTTGGAAGTTAAAATCGTTCAACTTGACCATCGCCTTTTGAGCACCCGCCTCGGACATTTCCACAAAGCCGAACCCTTTACGACGTCCCGTTTTACGATCACGCACTAAACGTACTGAGTTGACGGGGCCGAACTCACCAAACAGAACCTTTACTTCACCCTCATGGACACGATAAGGCAAGTTGCCTACATAGAGTGTCATGGTCGGGCCAACATATTGCTCATCTGCACCTTGAGCTTGGTTTGTCTCAGGGACAAATTTAAAAACGAGAGTAGTAATGATAACGCCAGCAACAAAAGCGATGTACGCAGGTAATGTAGTTGCAAATTGAGATAGCGCGATTGCGCCGAGAATGGCAATAACCAAAACAATAAGAAATGACTTTTGCATATAAATGCTCTCTGAATGAAATAGAAAATGATAAATAACTGTTAACAGCAAGTCATATGGTAATGAATTATTTACTTTTACACTAGACCGCTGCCGAAAAATTGAGCGTGATTTATCATTTCTCAGATAAAAATTCGCTTTTAAATCGAATAACAAAGCAGAAATAGATAAAAAATAGACATGATGTTTAAAATATCGGCGTACGATTTGAAGTAGCGAAAAAAGCCCTTGCGTAAAAAGTTCTGCTGCCTATAATGCGCATCCACTGACACGGCAGACAGCGATACGCAGTTTCAAGTGTCAGTTCATCGAGTGATTCACTCTTCGATGAGCGAAAAGAAAGTTGCAAAAACTACTTGACGCAAAAACGGGAATGCGTAGAATACGCAGCCCTGACCAGCTGAAATCACTTACGATAAAGCGATGGTCAACGCTCTTTAACAATTTATCAAGCAAATCTGTGTGGACACTCACAGGTGTTGAGTTAATCGAAATTACTCTGCCGTTTGGCGAGTAATCAAAATTTAAATCAATGAATGAGTGTTCATAGCAATATGTACAACGACTTATTAAGTTAAGTCGATTCAGAATTCATTGAGTCGAATCTTCGGATTCACAAAACTTTTAATTGAAGAGTTTGATCATGGCTCAGATTGAACGCTGGCGGCAGGCCTAACACATGCAAGTCGAGCGGCAGCACAAGGGAGTTTACTCCTGAGGTGGCGAGCGGCGGACGGGTGAGTAATGCCTAGGGATCTGCCCAGTCGAGGGGGATAACAGTTGGAAACGACTGCTAATACCGCATACGCCCTACGGGGGAAAGAGGGGGACTTTCGGGCCTCTCGCGATTGGATGAACCTAGGTGGGATTAGCTAGTTGGTGAGGTAATGGCTCACCAAGGCGACGATCCCTAGCTGTTCTGAGAGGATGATCAGCCACACTGGGACTGAGACACGGCCCAGACTCCTACGGGAGGCAGCAGTGGGGAATATTGCACAATGGGGGAAACCCTGATGCAGCCATGCCGCGTGTGTGAAGAAGGCCTTCGGGTTGTAAAGCACTTTCAGTAGGGAGGAAAGGTTGTAAGTTAATACCTTGCAGCTGTGACGTTACCTACAGAAGAAGGACCGGCTAACTCCGTGCCAGCAGCCGCGGTAATACGGAGGGTCCAAGCGTTAATCGGAATTACTGGGCGTAAAGCGTGCGCAGGCGGTTTGTTAAGCGAGATGTGAAAGCCCCGGGCTCAACCTGGGAATTGCATTTCGAACTGGCAAACTAGAGTCTTGTAGAGGGGGGTAGAATTCCAGGTGTAGCGGTGAAATGCGTAGAGATCTGGAGGAATACCGGTGGCGAAGGCGGCCCCCTGGACAAAGACTGACGCTCAGGCACGAAAGCGTGGGGAGCAAACAGGATTAGATACCCTGGTAGTCCACGCCGTAAACGATGTCTACTCGGAGTTTGGTGTCTTGAACACTGGGCTCTCAAGCTAACGCATTAAGTAGACCGCCTGGGGAGTACGGCCGCAAGGTTAAAACTCAAATGAATTGACGGGGGCCCGCACAAGCGGTGGAGCATGTGGTTTAATTCGATGCAACGCGAAGAACCTTACCTACTCTTGACATCCAGAGAATTCGCTAGAGATAGCTTAGTGCCTTCGGGAACTCTGAGACAGGTGCTGCATGGCTGTCGTCAGCTCGTGTTGTGAAATGTTGGGTTAAGTCCCGCAACGAGCGCAACCCCTATCCTTATTTGCCAGCGCGTAATGGCGGGAACTCTAGGGAGACTGCCGGTGATAAACCGGAGGAAGGTGGGGACGACGTCAAGTCATCATGGCCCTTACGAGTAGGGCTACACACGTGCTACAATGGCGAGTACAGAGGGTTGCAAAGCCGCGAGGTGGAGCTAATCTCACAAAGCTCGTCGTAGTCCGGATTGGAGTCTGCAACTCGACTCCATGAAGTCGGAATCGCTAGTAATCGTGGATCAGAATGCCACGGTGAATACGTTCCCGGGCCTTGTACACACCGCCCGTCACACCATGGGAGTGGGCTGCAAAAGAAGTGGGTAGCTTAACCTTCGGGAGGGCGCTCACCACTTTGTGGTTCATGACTGGGGTGAAGTCGTAACAAGGTAGCCCTAGGGGAACCTGGGGCTGGATCACCTCCTTACCTATACGACTAACTCGATGTTTGGTTGGTAAGAAACTGCTCCATGCGTTTCTTACACACGGCACATCCATGTGCCTGAGTGTTCACACAGATTTGCTTGATAGAAGATAGAGTAAAAGATGGGTCTGTAGCTCAGCTGGTTAGAGCGCACCCCTGATAAGGGTGAGGTCGGTGGTTCAAGTCCACTCTGACCCACCAATCCTTTGAGGGTTGGGACATCTGATACTCGCACTGCATGTAAATGGGGCTATAGCTCAGCTGGGAGAGCGCCTGCCTTGCACGCAGGAGGTCTGCGGTTCGATCCCGCATAGCTCCACCACTTACTGCAATCTGGTTAGAGATGCCAAAGATAAACTGAAAAATTATCTTTGGCTTTTTTAAGCCCGCTCTTTAACAATTTGGAAAGCTGATAGTAATTAATACAATGATGTCTGTCGTTGTGTTAATACGAAAAAAATTGAGTTCTTAAAACACTTTTTAAGTGTCTTGAATATTCAA encodes:
- the fabR gene encoding HTH-type transcriptional repressor FabR; this translates as MGIRAQQKEKTRRALVDAAFNQLSAERSFSSLSLREVAREANIAPTSFYRHFKDMNELGLTMVDEGGLTLRQMMRKGRQRAEAGGSVIRISVDTFMEVLDSNPNVFRILLHERSGTSAAFRAAVAREIEHFISELAHYTEATAGRTPMLARAQAEALVTLVFNAGASALDMKRADRKVLADQLVMQLRMVAKGAEALQHKVEHR
- the trmA gene encoding tRNA (uridine(54)-C5)-methyltransferase TrmA; translation: MNLAAMDPTTYDAQLTAKRIKLEQAFAQFETPSVEVFASEPAHYRMRAEFRVWHEGDDLYYYMFDKVLNDKVRCDQYLPASALINQMMAALIAELKPNHSLRHKLFQVDFLSTLSGEILVSLLYHRQLDDQWRTEAAALKARLSSQFKVNIIGRARKQKIDLDKDFVVESLQVNDKVFHYKQIENSFTQPNAKVAIKMLEWAIDVTQNSQGDLLELYCGNGNFSIALAQNFNRVLATELAKPSVDAAQYNIEVNNIDNLQIIRMSAEEFSDAMAKKRSFRRLEGIDLDSYVCNTIFVDPPRAGIDPATLELMQGYERILYISCNPDTLKDNLQQLNQTHKVTRFALFDQFPYTDHMETGVLLERR
- the murI gene encoding glutamate racemase; amino-acid sequence: MSQPILVFDSGIGGLSVLAEIRKLLPHHDYCYLFDNARLPYGELEEQELISGCVALIDQVVERTHAAIVVVACNTASTVVLPALRATLSIPVVGVVPAIKPAAQLSKSKRIGLLATPGTVKRHYTYELISQFADDCHVELFGSSELVLMAEQKIATGQLDMARLTQVLSPIVEADLDVLVLGCTHFPMLRDELQQVLGKGVTLLDSGEAIAKRVKTLLAETKSEEQVQEDAHSNLLMQAFYTKAEISEGLATTLVDCGFSTLERITTINSNG
- a CDS encoding RNA-binding protein, producing the protein MQKSFLIVLVIAILGAIALSQFATTLPAYIAFVAGVIITTLVFKFVPETNQAQGADEQYVGPTMTLYVGNLPYRVHEGEVKVLFGEFGPVNSVRLVRDRKTGRRKGFGFVEMSEAGAQKAMVKLNDFNFQERTLKVREAKTQDSEAADRTGTDE